A stretch of the bacterium genome encodes the following:
- a CDS encoding 3-isopropylmalate dehydratase small subunit, protein MMNKMKGNAWTFGDDISTDHIAPGRLFHLRSNLPELAKHVLEDADPEFASKMSKGDFVVGGRNFGLGSSREHAPTIIKMAGISAVLAKSFARIFYRNAINVGLPVVICNTDRIKTGDELEVDLDAGVVRNLTKKTEVSFAPLPKAMQKILEDGGLLYHIAKYGDFNLD, encoded by the coding sequence ATGATGAACAAAATGAAAGGCAACGCTTGGACGTTCGGGGACGACATCAGCACCGACCACATCGCTCCGGGGCGGCTCTTCCACCTTCGCTCCAACCTGCCGGAACTTGCCAAGCACGTCTTGGAGGATGCAGACCCCGAGTTCGCCAGCAAGATGAGCAAGGGCGATTTCGTAGTTGGCGGCAGGAACTTCGGGCTTGGCTCAAGCCGAGAGCACGCGCCAACCATCATCAAGATGGCGGGCATCAGCGCGGTCCTTGCCAAGTCATTTGCCAGGATATTCTACAGGAATGCTATCAACGTGGGGTTGCCAGTCGTAATATGCAACACCGACAGGATTAAGACCGGTGATGAGCTCGAGGTTGACCTCGACGCCGGAGTTGTTCGGAACCTGACAAAGAAGACCGAGGTCTCGTTTGCGCCTCTGCCGAAAGCCATGCAGAAAATACTCGAGGATGGCGGCCTTCTGTATCACATCGCCAAGTACGGCGATTTCAACCTTGACTAG
- a CDS encoding 3-isopropylmalate dehydratase large subunit has translation MGQTLTEKILSEHAGRAVRAGEFVIASVDVCLVQDGTGPLAIRQLKEIELEKVAHPNKTVLFLDHAAPSPRKELSNDHILMRRFGKKTGAVLSEVGEGVCHQVIVESYLAPGDVHTGADSHTCTGGGLGAFATGMGSTDVAIAMALGKTWFRVPETFKIQVKGRFPEGVYPKDLILHLIGMIGADGATYKALEYQGETIDEMDISGRFTIANMAVEAGAKVGLFPSDDMTQGYLQRMGRGDAFRTMSADADAEYERVIEVDASKLEPTVSFPHTVDNTRTMTQIRQMDPVNIDQVVIGTCTNGRLEDLQTAAAILKGKSRDKDTRLLVAPASRKILKAALNDGTLQTLIDAGALVLPPGCGPCVGVHQGVLGDDEACLSTQNRNFLGRMGNPKGLIYLGSPATAAATALTGRITDPREVI, from the coding sequence ATGGGACAGACGCTTACAGAAAAGATACTTTCTGAGCATGCGGGACGCGCTGTTCGGGCTGGCGAGTTCGTCATCGCCTCAGTCGATGTCTGCCTCGTGCAGGACGGCACTGGCCCTCTCGCGATTCGGCAGCTTAAAGAAATTGAACTGGAAAAGGTGGCCCACCCCAATAAGACTGTGCTCTTCCTCGACCATGCGGCACCAAGTCCCCGCAAGGAGCTCTCAAATGACCATATCTTGATGAGGCGCTTTGGGAAGAAGACTGGGGCTGTGTTGTCCGAAGTTGGGGAAGGAGTGTGCCATCAAGTTATCGTAGAGAGCTATCTTGCGCCGGGCGATGTTCACACCGGGGCCGACTCCCACACCTGCACGGGGGGCGGACTTGGCGCTTTTGCGACCGGGATGGGCTCGACGGATGTGGCGATCGCGATGGCCTTGGGCAAGACATGGTTTAGAGTGCCCGAGACCTTCAAGATACAGGTTAAGGGCCGATTTCCGGAAGGTGTATATCCTAAGGACCTCATTCTCCACTTGATCGGCATGATCGGTGCGGATGGCGCGACCTACAAGGCGCTCGAGTATCAGGGCGAGACCATCGACGAGATGGATATATCGGGCCGGTTTACAATAGCCAACATGGCTGTTGAGGCGGGAGCTAAGGTCGGTCTCTTCCCCTCCGATGACATGACCCAGGGGTATCTTCAGCGGATGGGCCGGGGCGATGCGTTCAGGACGATGTCAGCTGATGCGGACGCGGAGTATGAGAGAGTGATCGAGGTTGACGCCTCGAAGCTAGAGCCGACGGTCTCCTTCCCCCACACTGTTGACAACACGAGGACGATGACCCAGATACGACAGATGGACCCTGTGAACATCGATCAGGTCGTCATCGGCACTTGCACGAACGGGCGCCTCGAGGACCTTCAGACGGCAGCAGCGATCCTAAAGGGCAAGAGTCGCGATAAGGATACTAGGCTCTTGGTTGCCCCGGCATCGAGAAAGATTCTCAAAGCAGCGCTTAACGACGGAACGTTGCAGACGCTCATTGACGCGGGTGCTCTGGTGCTGCCGCCGGGCTGCGGGCCATGTGTCGGCGTTCATCAGGGAGTTCTCGGCGACGATGAGGCATGCCTGTCAACGCAGAATCGCAACTTCCTTGGTCGAATGGGCAATCCAAAGGGCCTGATATACCTGGGCTCGCCGGCCACTGCTGCCGCAACGGCGCTGACAGGACGAATAACTGATCCTCGGGAGGTGATATGA
- the icd gene encoding isocitrate dehydrogenase (NADP(+)) codes for MTVQFDKIVPPTDGERVLVEDDRIIVPDKPIIPLIEGDGIGPDITSATRRVLDAAVEKAYGGKRKIVWFDVYAGDRAFEKYGEPLPEDTINAIQYYHVALKGPLTTPIGGGYRSLNVAMRQRMELYSCVRPVWYFEGVPSPVKHPERMNIVIYRENTEDVYAGIEWQKGSDEVKKVINFLNTELGTNIRLDSGIGIKPISEFASKRLVRAAIKYAIKRDRKSVTLVHKGNIMKFTEGAFKDWGYEVARDEFGDITISEQELWDKFDGKLPEGKILINDRIADSMFQQILTRTDEYEVVALPNLNGDYLSDACAAQVGGLGMAPGANIGDTVALFEATHGTAPKYSNMDKVNPTSLILSGVMMLEYLEWPEPAEIICSAIEKTIQQKRVTYDLHRLMDGATKLKTSEYASALIENMV; via the coding sequence ATGACCGTGCAGTTTGACAAGATCGTTCCACCAACGGATGGCGAGAGAGTACTGGTTGAAGATGACCGAATCATAGTGCCAGACAAACCCATAATCCCCCTTATAGAGGGAGACGGGATCGGGCCAGACATCACCAGCGCCACTAGGCGAGTTCTTGATGCCGCGGTTGAGAAAGCCTATGGCGGCAAACGCAAGATCGTCTGGTTTGACGTCTATGCTGGTGACAGAGCTTTCGAGAAATACGGCGAGCCACTGCCCGAGGACACGATCAACGCTATCCAGTATTACCACGTGGCGCTAAAGGGGCCTCTCACGACCCCGATCGGCGGCGGCTATAGGAGCCTCAACGTGGCGATGCGTCAGCGGATGGAGCTTTACAGCTGCGTTCGTCCCGTATGGTATTTCGAGGGCGTCCCAAGCCCTGTAAAGCACCCCGAGCGGATGAATATAGTCATCTACCGTGAGAATACGGAGGACGTCTATGCCGGCATCGAGTGGCAAAAAGGCTCCGATGAGGTCAAGAAAGTCATTAACTTCCTCAACACCGAGCTCGGGACCAACATCAGGCTCGACTCAGGGATAGGTATCAAACCAATCAGTGAGTTCGCGAGCAAGCGCCTCGTTCGTGCGGCGATCAAATACGCCATCAAGCGAGACAGAAAGAGTGTGACCCTGGTCCACAAAGGCAACATAATGAAGTTCACCGAGGGCGCCTTCAAGGACTGGGGCTACGAGGTCGCAAGGGATGAGTTCGGGGACATTACTATCTCTGAGCAGGAGCTCTGGGACAAGTTCGACGGCAAGTTGCCAGAAGGCAAGATACTCATCAACGACAGGATCGCAGACAGCATGTTCCAGCAGATTCTCACACGCACCGATGAGTATGAAGTTGTCGCGCTGCCCAACCTCAACGGAGACTATCTCTCCGACGCTTGTGCCGCCCAGGTTGGCGGGCTGGGCATGGCGCCCGGAGCAAACATCGGCGATACGGTGGCGCTCTTTGAGGCAACGCACGGGACTGCCCCCAAGTACTCCAACATGGACAAGGTCAATCCCACGTCGCTGATACTCTCAGGCGTGATGATGCTTGAGTACCTCGAGTGGCCTGAACCGGCAGAGATAATATGCAGCGCGATTGAGAAAACCATCCAGCAGAAGCGCGTGACTTACGATCTTCATAGGCTGATGGATGGAGCGACCAAACTGAAAACGTCGGAGTATGCCTCGGCTCTGATAGAGAACATGGTGTAG
- a CDS encoding FAD-dependent oxidoreductase → MSSYDAIVVGGGSVGLPTAMFLATEKLKVLVVDQHASCGQGQNKSAIGGVRATHSDPAKIKLCLESIRIYSNWTETYGGDLGWKMGGYCFPVFREADETLLKSILPIQKKFGLTIDWVGPEVIKEIVPGINEEGLHGGTYSPEDGQVSPLMASYEMHRVAESLDCDFKLNERVQAITTDKHKVSGIKTDKAVYSAPVVVNAAGAFARQLGQSVGLDIPVAPDSHEAGISAPIRQFLRPLVVDLRPGADGKSANFYFGQNDFGAVIFCYTPSSVFSSTDRRCTSEFGPSIAQRLIELMPRLKNLLVRRLWRGLYPMTPDGSPIVGPVPDDLEGLFLAVGMCGQGFMLGPGIGANLASLIVHGTPLIEQDVMEQLSFGRDFHAGEEALK, encoded by the coding sequence ATGAGCTCCTACGACGCGATCGTCGTTGGCGGCGGCAGCGTCGGCCTCCCTACGGCGATGTTTCTCGCCACGGAGAAGCTCAAAGTGCTCGTTGTCGATCAACATGCATCATGCGGCCAGGGCCAGAATAAGTCCGCGATTGGCGGCGTTCGGGCAACGCACTCTGACCCCGCCAAGATTAAGCTCTGTCTGGAGAGTATCCGAATCTACTCAAATTGGACCGAGACCTATGGCGGAGACCTGGGATGGAAGATGGGAGGGTATTGCTTCCCCGTCTTCCGCGAGGCCGACGAAACACTTCTGAAATCCATACTGCCCATCCAGAAGAAGTTCGGCCTCACGATTGACTGGGTTGGCCCGGAGGTAATCAAGGAGATCGTGCCCGGCATCAACGAGGAGGGATTGCATGGCGGGACCTACTCTCCTGAGGACGGCCAGGTCTCCCCGCTGATGGCTTCCTACGAGATGCACCGCGTGGCTGAGTCGCTTGATTGCGACTTCAAGCTGAACGAGAGGGTTCAGGCAATAACTACCGATAAACACAAGGTTTCGGGCATCAAGACGGACAAGGCAGTTTACTCCGCGCCGGTCGTCGTAAACGCTGCCGGCGCCTTTGCGAGGCAGCTCGGTCAATCGGTCGGCCTCGACATTCCCGTCGCGCCCGACAGCCACGAGGCCGGCATATCGGCCCCGATACGGCAGTTCCTTCGGCCGCTCGTTGTCGATCTCAGGCCGGGGGCCGACGGCAAGAGCGCCAACTTCTACTTCGGCCAGAATGATTTCGGGGCCGTCATCTTCTGCTACACGCCTTCGTCAGTATTCTCCAGCACAGACAGGAGGTGCACGTCCGAGTTCGGGCCGAGCATCGCGCAGCGCCTGATCGAGCTCATGCCACGGCTCAAGAACTTGCTGGTGCGGCGTCTTTGGCGTGGGCTTTATCCCATGACGCCCGATGGCAGCCCGATAGTCGGTCCTGTGCCCGACGACCTCGAGGGTCTGTTCCTTGCAGTCGGCATGTGCGGCCAGGGCTTCATGCTTGGCCCCGGCATAGGAGCCAATCTCGCAAGCCTCATCGTTCATGGCACGCCACTCATCGAGCAAGATGTCATGGAGCAGCTGTCCTTCGGGCGCGACTTTCATGCGGGCGAGGAGGCGCTGAAGTAG
- a CDS encoding citrate (Si)-synthase, whose amino-acid sequence MATLQQKLAEQIPKYRQKVKAFAKEHGAKEIGKVTVAQFLGGLRGVYGLLCDTSVVEPDKGLIIRGHPLLEIKDKWPEEIFFCLLTGEFPDEEAKKSLQLDLDKRSYVPEYVWDVLDSMPEDSHPMAMLNTAILVLEHESVFRKMYSEGMTKDQYWIPALEDALHILAKIPSIAAGVYRLRYGKGDIIPWTPGLDLGANYANMLGIPDPTGEFAELMRLYLTFHSDHEGGNVSAYTCFTVASALSDPYYAVSAGLNGLAGPLHGLANQECLNWILELMDEFDGVPTKKQIDEYTRDTLAAGKVVPGYGHAVLRTTDPRYKGFLEFGKKHIPEDPVFKTVATVFEVVPKVLKEFPKIKNPWPNVDAGSGSLLFHYGLREFEYYTVLFSVSRAMGMLAQLVLHRGIGTAINRPKSIDFNRLASLV is encoded by the coding sequence ATGGCAACTTTGCAGCAGAAGCTGGCGGAGCAAATCCCGAAGTATCGCCAGAAAGTAAAGGCGTTTGCGAAGGAGCACGGGGCCAAGGAGATAGGAAAGGTTACCGTGGCGCAATTCTTGGGCGGCCTAAGAGGCGTCTATGGTCTTTTGTGCGATACGTCGGTCGTGGAGCCTGACAAGGGCTTGATCATACGGGGCCATCCACTGCTAGAGATCAAGGACAAGTGGCCCGAGGAGATATTCTTCTGCCTTCTGACCGGCGAGTTTCCTGACGAGGAGGCCAAAAAGTCTCTTCAGCTGGACCTCGACAAGCGCTCTTATGTTCCCGAATACGTCTGGGATGTGCTCGACTCGATGCCGGAGGACAGCCACCCGATGGCGATGCTTAACACAGCTATTCTGGTTCTGGAGCACGAGAGCGTGTTCCGCAAGATGTATTCGGAGGGTATGACCAAGGACCAGTATTGGATTCCGGCGCTTGAGGATGCTCTTCATATATTGGCTAAAATCCCATCGATCGCGGCCGGAGTGTATCGTCTCCGTTATGGGAAGGGAGACATCATCCCTTGGACGCCGGGGCTCGACCTGGGCGCCAACTATGCGAACATGCTCGGCATCCCCGATCCGACCGGTGAGTTCGCGGAGCTGATGAGATTGTATCTGACGTTCCATTCCGACCATGAGGGTGGGAACGTTTCCGCCTACACGTGCTTCACTGTGGCGTCGGCGCTTTCTGACCCTTACTATGCGGTCTCAGCCGGGCTGAACGGCCTTGCGGGGCCTCTTCATGGCCTGGCCAATCAGGAGTGCCTGAACTGGATACTCGAACTGATGGATGAGTTTGACGGCGTCCCGACCAAGAAGCAGATCGACGAATACACGAGGGACACGCTGGCCGCTGGAAAGGTTGTTCCGGGCTATGGTCATGCCGTGCTGAGGACAACCGACCCTCGCTACAAGGGATTCCTCGAGTTTGGCAAGAAGCATATACCTGAAGACCCCGTCTTCAAGACGGTGGCAACGGTCTTTGAGGTCGTGCCGAAGGTCCTGAAGGAGTTCCCCAAGATCAAGAATCCGTGGCCGAACGTTGACGCAGGCTCCGGCTCACTGCTCTTTCATTATGGACTGCGGGAGTTCGAGTATTACACCGTGCTGTTCAGCGTTTCTAGGGCAATGGGTATGCTTGCGCAGCTCGTTCTGCACCGAGGGATCGGCACGGCCATTAACAGGCCGAAATCTATTGACTTCAATCGGCTTGCCTCGCTGGTCTAA